A segment of the Bufo bufo chromosome 5, aBufBuf1.1, whole genome shotgun sequence genome:
TGCCAAACCGGATGAAGAAGGAGAGGGAACAAGGAACAAGACCTGAAAGCTAGGAAAGAAAGAAGGACACCTTCTACTCAaatccctagtcacagtcctgactggctatcagtatgaacagaccccaaaggtagctgAGTTCATACGTAGGAGTACctagagtcctaactcaccctataagaccctgacgatagtgacaggactgagactacctgttcctccagaaagTAAGAACGACCAGGAGTCTTACTGAGGCCTACAACAAAAGGCAGGGGAAAAACAACACACggataaacaaaaacaaaatgcaaaagggaaaggaaacacttaactttccagGAGTTATGGCAGCAACAGAAGCCGAGAACCAAAGACCAGCAAACCACAGACACCACTGAAGCTAAAAAACCGCACAGCAttttgggagaagcaactataaataaggaaaaataaatgaccacaatagcaacacctggaggttagtggtgtggccagtatcagaaacaacacagacgcctattgatccacaaggaaacctgtcagatcaaagcacgtgttgccagtctcacagatcttctgtcacccactgtcGCGGGGACGTCCATATGACAGTAGTAGGCCGTAGTTGTCTCTGCTGGCTTTAGAAAGGcgcaacattatagttgaggagaaagaggatgagattgtggattagaTGACTCATTCCTAATCTCAGTCGCAGCAGGATGAAGTGGAGGCGATTTCAGAGTCTGACACCATACCTTGGAGCCAGGGTCACAccgttcctcctgctcctcctacttgcagccccaaaaaaggctttcagtggagtacTCCCAGTCTTCACTGCCCTCTCCTAGTAGGGCACCTAAGATGTGGCAAGAAAACCATGCCCTACGTCAGATATtcgagagagtctccctgttgacgacTCGTGTGAGAGCAGAGAGCAGTTAGCATTTGTACTACCCTAAGGAGGGAATTGAGGAGGACGCTGcaggcatagctgtgttggtccTGGTAGTAATGGCACCCATAGACATGGTATTGGGGGCAATGACAGTGGTAGTCAGGGAAAATGCAGAGCAGGGCAGGGGGGCCaaagaacccaccatgatatcccacagtctgatagaagtgtcagggaaggtgaggactctGATGATGACTgtgtgctggggaggacctgggagccagatcgGGGTTCtaaggaggaggcaacatcagaggaggagggtggtggcgacagcaataaagagcagaggccacttacctcccaaagaacagaaCGGGCTATGTCTGCttcaggatctggtgatgcctCTGACACTGTTGGTAGGTTAAGCCCAAAATGTGCCAGAGCTAACGTGAGCTCGGCTGTCTCTAGCTCTGCGCAAGTATTTCCCATTTGGCAGTTTTTATCCACGCTGCCAGAACACATAAGCACTGCCCtgtgcaaaaacaaaataagacaTAGCCAGGCAAACACAAATGTAGGCACCACATCTcatgaaccacatgaagcagtATCACCCCAACCCATGGGCAAGCAAAGGTAGCACATGAACAATGTCATCCTCCTCATATTTAGAACAGATGCTGACGCTCATGCAGCAGGTGATGACAGCTGAAGAACAGAGGAGTttgaaacatggttataagggaaaataatagcattctatcttcatttagcaggacctgcgctgacgtcaccgcgctcaccatgtggtgagcgcgattacgtcatcaaaggtccttttgcaggtcctcaaagaagaagaaagaagacaatgctGGCTGTGCAatcaagtagatgaggtgaggTAATTCTTTTTCAttctttaacccctcaatcgacattttactaagcattctgtgataagaatgctattattttcccttataaccatgttataagggaaaataataacatctacacaacaccgaacacaaacccgaacttcagtgaagaagttcgggtctgggtaccacattcagttttttatcacgtgcttgcaaaacacattgcacgcgcgataaaaactgaataacgcaacgcaatcgcagtcaaaactggctTAAAATGTGTACATACTCGCACCCGGGGCGCAtcaggagcaaatccgggacgcccgtctgaaagaggcctaacacgtgAGGGCGCCGTgggtttttaaacacactgtatgTTAATGCTGTCAAACATGTGTTTACCCATATCTATGTATGTCAATGTCACTCAGATataatttactattgctgtcattgcgttccagAGCTCGGGGAGggggaaaaattataaaaagtcAACAAAAAGAGATACGTTTTcctaaaaattatgagtcctaggaggctagaggcGGTTATATACCAACTGTTAGGGCAATTGGAGTAACATCAGTTCGGCCGAAATTGATTTAGGTCTGAACtaaatcaaactttttttttaaatttggcgaaCTTGAACCGAAATGAATCTCTATACAAGTAACCTCTGTTTAGATGGCAGGGTAGGGTGAAAAAGTTGAAAATAAAAATTCTTACCCATCACGGGTGCTCTGGGTccagcttccttctcctctgcttCGATTCTCTGCTGAAGTGTGACATGCCATCTACATGCTTGTTGTCACCACTAGGCTATCAATGACCCCAAGCGTGATGTGTTCAGGCATGGCATGTGACTACTGCCACTGATGAGGCCATTGATAGGCCAGTGAGCATGACATTAACAAAGATGTCATGTCATGCTTTCAGTCCAGCAAGGTCTGGAAGCAGGAGAGAAAGAAGGTCGACACAGGATTTGGAATGCCTGGAACATGTGAGCCTTTTTTAAACTTTTGCATCCAGCCCAGCTATCTCAACAGTGGTTCCTGGGCTCgttgaacccctttaattattacaTACATTACATACTCCCAAAATTAATATATTATTGTGAAAAGAAGTATGCGTTGCCAATGCTACAAAATGGGCAAATTCAAAATGCTCAGTATGTAGGGTTTTCAAAATAGCAGTGAAAAATGCCACCAAATACAAGAGTGAAAACATGGTATTAAAATTAGAAAACAGGTGATATACTGAGATATCCTTTTCTCATGAGTGGATCAATATTACAGTATATACTAGTATGTCATTCTAGTTCCGAAATACTGCTACTTACTGCAAATAAATGTCCAATTACAACAGAAATTCCAATTGCAAGTGCTGAAGATTTTTCTTTGTTCTTTGGATCACAGCTTGCACAAATAGTAAAAACTAACTGGAATGTAATCACAAGTTCTATTAGAAGTCCGTGGCCAATGGAGAGCTTTTCATTTATCTGATGGCAAAAGAGAGTAAAGTGCCAATATTTTAAGAAAACACATTTCAGGATACAACCAACAAAGTGCCGTATACTAGTATTCACACAaaagtattttgcgttccgtatacgggccattatctgcgttccgcatacggtccgtatacggaaccattcatttcaatgggtccgcaaaagatgcggacagcactctgtgtgctgtgcacatccgttgctctgttccgtggcccccgcaaaaattatgagtcctgtcctattcttgtccgttttgtggacaagaataggcatttctataatgggcctcctgttccgttccgcaaattgcggaaggcacacgggcggcatcagtttttttgcggatccgcaatttgcgtgtgaacaagccctaaatcaGACCTCTCAGTGTATCCAACTgtctgcatagacacatagctgtagttCACCTGATAAAAAGCACTGTTTTCCTTTTGTTGATCCACCGCTCCAttcccaagttatgatactttttttaATCTGCAAATTAGCCATTGATGCAACAAGGTTGTCTCCTCTGCTTTCCCTGCACCCAAGCACTACTCCTTTCTGTGGTCTGCCCCTCCTTCACTGCTTTGCCCTTCCCTGTTCCCGTCAAtcaaagcagtgagggagggTCTGGCCACAGTAAGAAGCTGAGCTTGGGTGCATGGAAAGTAGTAGTATGCCCTCATGGCATCATAACTCAGGAATGGAACCTCTGATCAACAAAACATAAACAGTGCTTTAATCAAAAGAACTACAGCCATGTGAGCTGGTGACAGTCTCCCGTTAAAAAGCATCTGTCAGCCTAAATGGTTTGGATTGGTAGGATTGATCATACAAAGTAAAACAACCCCTTTCTTGTTCAGATCCGCCTTGTTCTGGAGAAATTAGTCTTTCATTCCATATACTaacgagggcttcagtgcaccagggggcaggccagcatctcagaGCACCACAGCTTCTCCACCTTCCCCTTTAGCCACTCCCCCTTCCCTAGAGTGACAATGCCAGGCATCCTTACTGTCCTGCCTGCATCTGTAGTCGCATACATGCACCGGTAAACCTTTAATTAGAGTAGACATAGAACATCTCAATTGACTTTCCCTGAAGCAGAGATGTACAGGGCCAGACAGGAGGACAATGAGGATGCTGGCCCTTCCCTGCAATGGCAGGGGGAGTGACTAAGTGGGAAGGCAGAGGAGTTCTGGTGCTCTGAGGGGCTAGGCCCACTTCTCAGTGCACTTAATCCCTCATTGGCAAATGTAATCAAAGAATTCCAGGAACTATGCCTTGCttaataggattgatcctgctgacagatgctttttAACGGGAAACCAGTGACCTCCCTGTGGATAAATAGCtgtagttcacctgattaaagtGCTGTTTTCCTTTGTCAATCCAAGGCTCCATTCCCAAGTAATGATGCAACAAGGGTATTCGCCATTACTCTCATTGCACCTAAactctgctcctttctgtggctaCCCCCTTCTTTGCTGATTTGAGAGACAGGCAATGGCAAAGCAGCGAGGGAGAGGCTGGCTGCAGAAAGGAATGGAACTTGGGTGCAATGAGAGCAACAGTAATGCCTTAGTTGCACCAAATGCCTAATATGCATATTAGGAAAAAAGTATAATTCGGGATTGGAGCCTCAGATTgacaaaataaaaacattgttaTAATCAGATCAACTACAGCTGCAATATGTAGACAGATGCAATTTAAATGTGGTTCCCTAAAGACAGCATATCAGTACTGCGCTGGTGTAGTGTGTGGTTACATTTTAgcacatttttgtaaactttttaTAAGCAATAGTGTTGCCAATTCATCTTTATGAAATCCTGTAATCCATGAGCACAGTATATTGCCTGCACAATTCAGTTGTCATAGGAGATACAGGACAGACATACAGACAAGATATTATGTATCGATCTATATCTTCCAAGGTAAATGGATGATGATGATATTGACTGTACCTTACTTAATTATCTGGGGGAgaagaacagaactggatcgcacatccacaatgctgtgctttgatctaactcgcttctcagcgctatattaaagtgtacagcccctatactacatgctgtacaagaggcattagtgtacattttgatcaaaaggcataagcccactcacaacgccaaggtcgcctctttgagtgggacctactctgacaaaaaggcgcggtgacaaagcggcactgccctagtaggcggtgggacccaggagtcaaacagcacctctgctgtatgacaatgccacccatggcactgggtcccaccagcacagcaccacaaaaacaaaggccaccacgcagtactgcaccatgtgaacagttgtctaacacaacatgtccattgctatcaggagctacaggtcaatgaccacttatatgcagacttctgtgattaaaaccacctgtgccgaatgggaggagtgcagataccagtaataaagaagaaagattcaAATAGTTATCTGGGGGAgaagaacagaactggatcgcgcatccacaatgctatgctttgatctaactcactcaccacgccaaggttgtacagccaactgttcacatggtgcagtactgtgtggtggcctttgtttttgtggcgctgtactggtgggttggtgggacccagtgccatgggtggcattgtcggacagcagtttgactcctgggtcccaccacctactagggcagtgccgctttgttaCCGCATTGTGCTgcccctttttgtcagagtaggtcccactcaaagaggtgaCCTTGGCGtgatgagtgggcttatgccttttgatcaaaatgtacactaatgcctctggtacagcatgcagtatgggggccTGTACACTTTAAAATGGCACTGAGAAGcgagtttagatcaaagcatagcactgtggatgtgcgatccagttctgttttctccCCCAGATAAGTGTACCTTACTTAATGTTTAAGATATCAGTACCCAATACCAATATTTTATGTATTTACCATTGTCACACCTAAGTTTCCAATAAGACTGGGCGGTGTAATAAGATACAGCAGTCCAGCTCCTAAGACGGCTCCAAGACATTGGGCCATGATGTAAAATAACGCCTTGGCAAGTGTTATATTCCTTGTGCACAGAAAGGCAATAGTCACAGCTGGATTTAGGTGCGCACCACTTATGTGTCCAAAACAGTGCACCATTGTAGCAATGCCAAGTCCAAAGCACAATGAAATTTGTACTAAATCCATTTGTTGGGGGTTTTCTGTTGTTCCCCAGTTGACAGTTGAACCAAGGCCAAGGAAGACAAAAATTAGAATTGCTACAAATTCTCCTGAAACAGCTTTCCAGAATGACTGTGTCCATACACCTTTAAAAGCCACCATACTGATTCTTTCAATGGGATTCCTGACATAGAAGAAAAGATTGTTATAAGATCCATAAAGCTTCCTCTATAAACTTTGCCATCTGTTATTGAGTGGTAAATGTGAAATGATAATTCAATCTATATTATTTAAGCCATAGACAATTCTGAGATGCTGCATGTTCAATGTATGAGAATAGATGGTCTCATGGTCAACATCTGTGGTATGGAATCCAGGAAGCTTTTCCACACATGGTACACAATGACTAGAAGAACATTAGTTATTAAATGGGAAAACAGACTAGTGGCCATATGGTTACACTGCTGTTGACCAATTTCTAGAATTTGATACAATTATC
Coding sequences within it:
- the LOC121001199 gene encoding aquaporin-4-like isoform X1; the protein is MVAFKGVWTQSFWKAVSGEFVAILIFVFLGLGSTVNWGTTENPQQMDLVQISLCFGLGIATMVHCFGHISGAHLNPAVTIAFLCTRNITLAKALFYIMAQCLGAVLGAGLLYLITPPSLIGNLGVTMINEKLSIGHGLLIELVITFQLVFTICASCDPKNKEKSSALAIGISVVIGHLFAINYTGASMNPARSLGPAVIMWKWDNHWIYWIGPIIGAICASAAYDYIYCPDIKLKQHLKEALQRAKQKTKGKYIEVDDIRSHDDNEDLILKTGTIHVIDIDQREEKKGKDSASEILSIV
- the LOC121001199 gene encoding aquaporin-4-like isoform X2, yielding MVAFKGVWTQSFWKAVSGEFVAILIFVFLGLGSTVNWGTTENPQQMDLVQISLCFGLGIATMVHCFGHISGAHLNPAVTIAFLCTRNITLAKALFYIMAQCLGAVLGAGLLYLITPPSLIGNLGVTMINEKLSIGHGLLIELVITFQLVFTICASCDPKNKEKSSALAIGISVVIGHLFAIYWIGPIIGAICASAAYDYIYCPDIKLKQHLKEALQRAKQKTKGKYIEVDDIRSHDDNEDLILKTGTIHVIDIDQREEKKGKDSASEILSIV